A single window of Nicotiana tomentosiformis chromosome 1, ASM39032v3, whole genome shotgun sequence DNA harbors:
- the LOC104090507 gene encoding protein MEI2-like 7 has translation MAGRRSFLNPQAPEYIPVFYTNTVNIPPPSLPLNSYHFPAGYMPSPFTPINQLSQPPFSVPPSHYPATSLYTPQPPLPPPPPSFPAFDPPPQEVAPSTLTFDSPTHYLPNSLYTSPPPSPAVDPPPQEISRPSVKHAPRNIPPRLMAHENSRPRPPRMRSGYVPRQRGRGFSRESCSNEGFVQRKMENERSQSVCYGKWPQNNKLQKHDVIPLTWTQNKTTTVMIKNIPYSYSRDMLMQFLDQHCSVENEKAKDSNGQNIVSAYDFLYLPMDFKNKRSRGFAFVNFTDHGAVLKFFGAFNNKLNVFPESPRSVKIVTAKIKGKEALVNRFKDTMFDCESEGFLPVIFSPPRDGSGELVNINTVGKCRVTSPSYSHSR, from the exons ATGGCTGGTCGAAGGAGTTTTTTGAACCCTCAAGCACCTGAGTATATTCCTGTTTTCTATACTAACACTGTCAATATTCCTCCACCTTCCCTTCCCCTCAACTCTTACCATTTCCCCGCCGGCTACATGCCTTCTCCTTTTACACCCATTAATCAACTATCTCAACCACCGTTTTCTGTTCCTCCCTCTCATTATCCGGCAACCTCTCTCTACACACCACAGCCTCCGCTTCCGCCGCCACCGCCTTCATTTCCTGCTTTCGATCCACCACCGCAGGAGGTTGCACCATCAACGTTAACATTCGATTCTCCAACTCATTATCTTCCAAACTCGCTGTACACGTCACCACCTCCATCTCCTGCCGTCGATCCACCACCGCAGGAGATATCGCGACCATCGGTAAAACACGCGCCTCGGAATATTCCTCCGAGGTTAATGGCTCATGAGAATTCTCGACCTCGGCCTCCTAGGATGAGAAGTGGTTATGTCCCAAGACAAAGGGGTCGAGGTTTTTCCAGAGAAAGTTGTTCTAATGAGGGTTTTGTGCAACGGAAAATGGAAAATGAGAGGTCTCAAAGTGTTTGTTATGGAAAGTGGCCACAGAACAATAAGCTGCAGAAACACGATGTGATACCTCTCACTTGGACCCAAAACAAAACTACTACTGTCATGATCAAGAATATTCCATACTCTTACAG CCGTGACATGTTGATGCAATTTCTAGACCAACATTGctcagtggaaaatgaaaaggcCAAAGATTCTAATGGACAAAATATTGTCTCCGCTTATGACTTCTTGTATTTGCCCATGGATTTCAA AAATAAGAGGAGCAGAGGATTCGCTTTTGTTAATTTCACAGATCACGGAGCTGTGTTGAAATTTTTTGGTGCATTTAATAACAAACTAAACGTGTTTCCGGAATCTCCGAGGAGTGTTAAAATAGTCACTGCAAAGATCAAG GGAAAGGAGGCGTTAGTGAACCGGTTCAAAGATACGATGTTTGATTGTGAATCAGAAGGGTTTCTGCCTGTAATTTTCAGTCCTCCAAGAGATGGTTCTGGGGAGTTGGTGAATATAAATACTGTGGGAAAATGTAGAGTCACTTCCCCCTCCTACTCACATTCTCGATAA
- the LOC104090505 gene encoding uncharacterized protein has product MGTVMLSSSSSSSQHMVFHRLLRPASILSFSFFKQSLSLLPHQTTLLCPITINNSSSCFLRSRTFSNLPVLVSNSQALLESTEDVEDKEIAKENGEVTAAPSLRVKEKKELPSLTGKEKKELASYAHSLGKKLKSQQVGKSGVTDSVIFALDETLEANELLKLKIHGTCPGGELDDVVKHLEEATGSVVVGQIGRTVILYRPSVTKLKAEEKKKQAQNAFMRKKQYAAKQSFESKGQVPRPYARGRRGSSRV; this is encoded by the exons ATGGGAACAGTAATGttatcctcttcctcttcctcatcCCAACACATGGTTTTTCATCGCCTGCTCCGACCCGCTTCTATCCTCTCTTTCTCCTTCTTTAAGCAATCTCTCTCTCTTCTTCCTCATCAAACGACGTTGCTTTGTCCCATCACCATCAACAATTCTTCGTCCTGTTTCCTTCGCTCTAGAACTTTCTCGAACCTTCCAGTACTTGTCTCTAATTCTCAAGCCCTATTGGAATCCACTGAGGATGTGGAGGACAAGGAAATTGCAAAGGAAAATGGAGAAGTAACTGCTGCTCCGAGCCTGAGAGTGAAGGAGAAGAAAGAACTGCCGAGCCTGACAGGGAAGGAGAAGAAAGAATTGGCATCGTATGCACACAGTTTAGGGAAGAAGCTGAAGAGTCAACAAGTCggaaaatctggtgtcactgattCTGTGATATTTGCGTTAGATGAGACTCTTGAAGCTAATGAGCTTCTCAAG CTCAAAATACATGGTACCTGTCCAGGGGGAGAGCTGGATGATGTTGTAAAGCATTTAGAGGAAGCAACTGGATCAGTGGTTGTTGGTCAAATTGGTAGGACTGTGATTCTCTACCGTCCAAGCGTGACAAAACTTAAAGCCGAAGAGAAGAAAAAACAGGCTCAAAATGCTTTTATGAGAAAAAAACAATATGCGGCGAAACAATCATTTGAG AGTAAAGGACAAGTACCAAGACCATATGCTCGCGGTCGCCGAGGAAGTAGCAGGGTTTAA